From a single Eleginops maclovinus isolate JMC-PN-2008 ecotype Puerto Natales chromosome 20, JC_Emac_rtc_rv5, whole genome shotgun sequence genomic region:
- the LOC134882988 gene encoding elastase-1-like: MLRFLVLTSLAALVLADLVPQPRYIEDSLERVVGGEVATPNSWPWQISLQYKSGSGYYHTCGGTLIAKNWVMTAAHCVDRSREWRVVIGEHDLNSNNGREQIKTVSNVYIHSLWDSSNVANGYDIALMRLTSEATLNSFAQLGSLPPNGQILPNNNLCYITGWGLTSTGGSISAQLKQAYLPMVDHKTCTSPTWWGSTVSNTMVCGGGGAESGCNGDSGGPLNCLVDGKYYVHGIASFVSGYGCNAPRKPTVFTRVSAYINWINQVMA; this comes from the exons ATGCTTAGGTTTCTGGTGTTGACAAGTCTTGCAGCCCTGG tgcTGGCTGACCTGGTGCCCCAGCCCAGGTACATCGAGGACAGCTTGGAAAGAGTTGTTGGAGGTGAGGTGGCCACACCCAACTCCTGGCCCTGGCAG ATCTCCCTTCAGTACAAATCTGGCAGCGGCTACTACCACACATGTGGAGGAACCCTTATTGCCAAAAACTGGGTTATGACTGCTGCTCACTGTGTGGACAG GAGTAGGGAGTGGCGCGTCGTTATCGGCGAACATGATCTCAACAGCAACAATGGCAGGGAGCAGATCAAGACTGTCAGCAATGTTTATATCCATAGCCTGTGGGACTCCTCCAACGTGGCTAATGG GTACGACATTGCCCTGATGCGTCTGACCTCTGAGGCCACCCTTAACTCCTTCGCCCAGCTGGGCTCTCTGCCTCCCAACGGCCAGATTCTGCCCAACAACAACCTCTGCTACATCACCGGATGGGGACTCACTTCCA CTGGTGGCAGCATTTCCGCTCAGCTGAAGCAGGCCTACCTTCCCATGGTCGACCACAAGACCTGCACCAGCCCTACCTGGTGGGGCAGCACCGTTTCCAACACCAtggtgtgtggtggtggtggtgccgAGAGCGGATGCAAT GGTGACTCTGGCGGCCCTCTGAACTGCCTTGTTGATGGAAAATACTATGTCCACGGTATTGCCAGCTTTGTGTCTGGTTATGGATGCAACGCACCCAGGAAGCCCACCGTCTTCACCCGTGTCTCAGCCTACATCAACTGGATAAACCAG GTCATGGCTTAA